TGCTTTGATTAATTTTCTGAAGTTCTTGCCCTATTGGTCGCATATTAAAGGTTCCCAGAGGGTGTCCGGAAGTCAAATCTCCTCCGATAAACTTATTCATTTGAGTTTTATCACCCGAATCAATCATATTCACACGGCGTATTCCATTTCCTCTTTCCAATTTGTTGTCTAATGGAGCACCCTGCCTCAACCCTTGTTGTAATGATTGATCACCAGCAGCTCTCTTGCCGAATTGAGCAAGTGCATTTCCGTTCACAGAGCAATCACTCCCTCCTAAAAAAGACATTGTACCGTTACCTGAATTTGTTCCAATTTTAACAAAGTTCCTTCAGCACTCAGtagttttattttctattcttaTATCGACCGGAATGCAAGTGAGATCTATGTTccgaaaatgaaatattacTGAATGGcaaatttaaaagaagGCACTGCCTCTAATTATTCTGTCGTTATTAATTATAGTAAAAATTTGGTCTGATTTTATCTCAGTGTTTCTTTCAATATCGATATTTCATATGTAGCGTGTGACTTTGCCCATTTAAATAGCTTTTCTGTATGTTTGTTagtattttctttctgactgataacaaaaataatttacGATACAAGCGATCGCCATATCTGTTAGGTTCGCGTACAGTCGtcgagaagaaaaaaaaaagtttatccTTCTTCGTTTTCATTATACCTTTCCAAAGGCAAGATAAGTAAGTGATCCCTGTAATAGAAGTAAATGTAAATAAAGTTAAATTCATATTTGCAGCAAAATATTAAAACCTCCTGAACGATAATTCCATACTTTTCCCTATGCAAGAATTATGTGTAAATAATCGTGCCCCTTTCCGATTCCCTTTTCCTGCAATGTAGCACTCCCGTACACCAGACTGTTTGGTTTACCGTAACATTCGTTTGTATCTGTACTTTGTTCTCATGATCATATTTAcgaaaatgaaggaaataGAAGATCAAAGCAGACGTACCGATTTCCGtgttatatatatttccgGAAGCCTCACTTAGCATATCTATAAACCTAAATTAAACATTTACTTTATATTTAACGTTCGACAATTGTTACATGGCTTCTTCAATATATGGTTCATTGAATTCATAACGTCCTGTCTTACTATAGTACAAGAATAATCCGGCTGTCAAATAGGTAACAGGTGTACAAAAATGTCGGTGTTTTTTTTGCCACGGCTTTCGGAAACAAACCAATGTCTTCCTTGTTTTGCCCCACAAAGCTAAAATTCCGTATTGTAAGAATTGTATGTGGAGTTAAACAATGAGATTATGACAACAGTTATCCCATCtcataaatttctttttttaatgcaGATTCAAGCTTGGTCATCACAAATTTTTCCCCGCCTGACatctcaaaaaaaattttcccgtGCGTACCGGAGGCGGAGGAACAGGACTATCCGGCAATACCatagaaaataaacaatACACTAAATCTCTTTCCTAATCATTTCTCTTGTTCGATACGGTTCAGTACTTCCCGACCTCTGtttttctattttaaataaatataagtCGTTCAACTCCATAAGTTTCATCATTCCTCATACTTCAACTCTAGGTAACTTTTTGCTGTCATTCGCAAAGGCATTGCCTTTTTACTCAGATTTATTAAGCAGTTTAGCATATTTCGTACTCCAAAGGAATAGATATTCTTGTCAATTATTTGGTCATTTTACAGTTTCGGTCTTTATATCAGGTTATCTGTGTGTTAGTTCGgttgatttctttttttatatcaCCTTATATTTACTACAGTTAAGCACACTTAAAATGTCAACGTCTCAAGCTTCATCAACCGTTAGCCGTAAACTGGCTCAACAGATCTTTAACAAACAgaatttgaagtatttgCTCACTACGCATTTTTGGGGTCCTGTCTCAAACTTCGGTATTCCAGTTGCAGCAATAGTTGATCTTAAAAATAAGCCCGCCGATACAATCAGTGGTCCGATGACACTGGCTCTTACCGTTTATTCAGCCATTTTTATGAAGTATTCTCTTGCAATCACTCCTAAaaattatcttcttttgggATGTCACATTATTAATGAATTTGCCCAACTTGGTCAAGGTGCACGTTTTATAAATTACCATTACCTAACGAAGCATGATGATACCAAGCcaataaaaaaggagaagactgcttgatattttttggatGCTCAAGAAGAGTGTATATACATTATCACGTTAGTACAATAAACGACTTTTAGTATGATGTTGTACCTGTACGTAAAGAAGTTACATTATCCATAGTATATGAAAGAAGTGGGATTTGTCAGTTACCAAAAACTCCTTTAAACGTGTTCTTTTGCGTTGGCCCCAGCAATTGAGTAATATgatcttcctctttttctttatcaccGTCGTTTTCCttgttcttgttttttatAAGTGGTACTTCCGTTTCTAGTCGGTTTATAGCTGCACGGTGATATTTAACATTATCCCAAAATATGCTGTCATAATCCTTATTCCCTTTGTGgaattcttcattttcccCATTCATATTCTCtgaaatgatatttttattctgaACCTTggtatttttctttatatgTAAATTCTTCTCAGTCTTACTTGATTCCGTAGGAATGTTACTGTTCTTCATCACATCATCACTACCAATCAGGGCATCCttgctttttatttcttgttGATCAGTATCAGCTGATTCAAAATCGCTTCCATCCAACGGAACGAACAACGGTCCATTTGTGCTTGGATTCCTTCCACTTCTTGCTAGTTCAAGTTTCTTTACAGATTCTAGATATGTCAAACCATTTTTCCGTTTCATGCCCGAATGCGAATTATCTAACGCACTACGCAAACGAACGCTTTCCATATTATTCAAGTCTACCTTATCTGTTTCACTGTCAGTTGCAGCGATTAAAGTTATTTCACAACATACTGGTCCATCCTCTGAGATGTCATCTTCCCTATACTTTCTATCGAATACGATCGGAAAAGCCGGTCCAATAAGTAGCAATTCACAATAATTGTTTCCAATTCCGTTCAATATATCTCTAGAATGATCGTGTGTTTGAATCGAACTATCATGGAAAGAATAGTCGTTTCCAATTAATTGTATAAATGTTCTCATATATCGTAGTCTAAAGGAAACTTGAAATTTATCCTTCATCTTAGAGTTAGTATCGCTAGTTTTCATGATATTATCATAGATTAGGTCATTCAAGCTAACCTGAATGGACAGACTCATAGGTTGATTGGATAATGGAGTTAATTTTGTTCTTGCACTAAGGGCTTTCTGACGATTGAACCCGTGAAACTGTATCTTTCTAGCGTTGGGATACATTTCAATTTTAAAGTCCTCAAGGGTATTTGAAAACATTGCAATGAAATTTCTGAGTATAGAAGTCTCAAGAATTATCTGATGTACTCGGTTGCCAGTATCATTAGTCTCGGATTTATTGTCAGTTGAGCTTCCCTTTCGGAACTCCTTGATATTGTCAGTCAACGATTGATCTTTCAACATTTCTAAATATATGTGTTCCACTCGTAAATCAAATGACTCCTTCCCTATCCGGAAATTTACCGAATATCGTTTCGTCATTCCAGCCTTCGTTTCAAGTTCAATGAATAGCTTGTTGGAAAATATGCGATCTCTTTTTTCGTTGGAATTCTCGTggataagaagaagtttaAATGTTTTGCTGTTTTCCCCACAGTCTTTAAACAAAACATTGAGGGTCTTACTGTTAACTAAAATACTAAAGCAGCGTGCCATATTGCAATCATCCGGTGTAGACTCATCCGGTAAGTATCCGTCTATTGTGAATGTACTAAAGAAATTGCTTCTAAAAGAGCAATTGAGGGAACTTGTTTTAGTGATATTAACCGCAGTAAGCAAAAGTTCCGGATAGTTGGCCCTGGGGTCATTCATAGCtgaatttttaattttttgtctGAATGTAATCTTGATCACATCTGATGCTGTTGATAACGCATATATCGACCTTGTCCATAGCGATTTTGAGCTCGCTGAGCTTAAGGTTGCAAGAAACTTAAATGGCATCTTTTCTTATAGATAATCCGTATTCCTTTCAATGAATTGGTAAAAATCTCTGCCATAAGTTAATGAAAATGACTCTATGAGTGTGACATAACTCTTGCAATTTTAATTCCATGAGGTTGTACTAAATGATTGAACAAACGGAACTaatatgataaattttcttgaaaaaccGACCATGAATCctggggaaaaaaagactcGGTGATATTTCTAggaagcattttttttcgtgcCCTGTTGATGGTTGGTCCCATCTATCTTTTTGATCGAACGCGAAAGCAAAACGTAAACATTAAACTATTCTATTCTCTTAAGCTACATTTTATATCAAAGCTCGAAATTTTACCGAATACAGAGGACAAGTCGGTTTCAACAATATTTTGCAACATAATACTAATCATGTATGTGGAAGAACTCGTTATCGATGGGTTCAAGTCCTACGCTGTTAGGACTGTAATCACTGGATGGGATCGACAATTCAATGCCATAACAGGCCTTAATGGTTCGGGAAAATCGAATATTCTAGATGCTGTTTGTTTTGTGTTGGAATAAATAACACCTCAAACTTAAGAGCACAAAATCTACAGGATTTAATATACAAGAGAGGTCAGGCTGGAGTTACAAAGGCATCTGTTACTATCACTTTTGATAACACTGATAAGTCCAAATCTCCGATTGGATTTGATCAGTACCCTAAGATTAGTGTTACACGACAAATTCTTCTTGGTGGAAATTCAAAGTATCTTATCAACGGACACAAAGCACAGCAGGTGCAGGTTcttaatctttttcaatctGTCCAATTGAATATTAATCATCCAAATTTCCTCATCATGCAAGGAAAAATCACTAAGATGTTGAACATGAAGCCAAAAGAGATTTTGGGGTTGATTGAGGAGGCAGCAGGTACAAAGATTTATGAATGGCAAAGGGAAAAAGCTGAGAAGActatgaaaaaaaagaatctcAAGCTTGAAACGACTGAAAACTTGCTTAAGGAAGAGGTGGAGCCCAAATTGCGACATCTACACGAACAGAAGCGTATTGTCTTGGAATATCAGGATATACAGACAGAGTTAGAAACTTTAATGAAGGCAGTAGCAGCCCATGACTATATGCTTTATAcgaagaaattggaagaggCGAAGCaatctcttcttttatcTGAATCTCATAGGAAAAATCAACTAGcaaatattgatgaattagaaaaggaaattagAAATTTACAAAATGATTTGGaggaaataaaacaaaaaaggcAGGAAGAGGTCGGAAGATCTGCCGTTGTTAAAGAGTTGGAGGACGCTGAGAATGAAATTCAGAATGAGATTACACGATTGGTAACAACTAAAGGTATACAAGAGCAATTGCTGTgtgaacaaaaaaaagagcggGAAACTGCGCTTGGAAGGATTGATAAACTCAAAACAGATATTGAATCCAACAAAGGTAATCATGATAAATTAGAGAGCGATTATCACAATTTTAAGGATGAATTAGAGCATAAGAAACAAGCACTTCAGAGGAACGAAGatcttttttcaacctTATCGACGGGTATATCTATTGAAGGTTCCACAACCGGTGGTTACCTAGCAAATCTACAGAAtgtaaagaagaagctttcGGATACAATGGTAGAGATCCAAAAATGTAATATGCAAATATCTCATCTAACTACTGAACTGGAAGTTGGAAGGACCAAAGAAAAGTCCAAGAAAGCTGATCTTCTGAAAATTGATAGTGACATAGCTAgatataaacaaaatttaGACGGTTTAAAGTTGAAGCTTAGTCAAATTGGATTTGATCCTTCTAAATATCTAGAAttacaaagaaaagaaaaggatgcTTTTGAAGTTTTAAATCAATTAAAGGCCAGATTTCAGAACTTTAGACGTCAAAACCCACAGTTTGACTTTACATACGAACCTCCTTGTTCCAATTTTGATCCAAAATCAGTGAAAGGTTTAGCAGGTGAATTGTTTTCATTACCtgaaaataatgtttcTGCGGCAACGGCCTTGGAGGTTTGTGCCGGTCGGCGACTTTTCAATGTTGTCGTTGATAATCAAGTAGTTGGTGCACAGCTATTGGAACATGGAAAATTAAGAAGGCGTGTTACTCTTATACCGTTGAATAAAATTCGTGCCAGAATAACGGAACGATCGAAGGTTCAAATTGCGAAACAAATTGGACCTCATAATGTGGATCTTGCATTAGATTTAATtaaatatgatgatgattcaaaaaaagcaatggAATACATTTTTGGTAACAAACTTATTTGTCAGGATCCAGAGACGGCAAAAAATGTAACGTTTAACCACCAAGTCCATACTGGTTCGGTTACACTAGATGGTGATTATTATGATCCAGAGGGTAGACTTTCTGGAGGGTCTAGAAAAGGTGGATCATTTACtctgaaaaaatttatggAATTTAGAAGGATTAGACAGAAAATTGGTGTTTTAACCCAACAGTTAAGTGAGATTCAGATTCAGCTCAAACAGCTGAGCGTCTTAAGTAATCAGACACAGCCAATACAGCATAGCTTGCAGGTTACGCAGTATCAAATTGATGTGCTGGAAAAAAAACTCACTCATGGTGATAGTGCTACGTTTCTCCAGCATCTTCAGCAGACTACAGATGAAATTCGAACTCTTCATGAAAAAGTTGATAAGCTAAGGATTGAAGCACAAACATATAAGGTAGATATTAAACggattgaaaaagatatgCAAGAGTTCAACTCGGATAGTGTTAAAAAGCTTCAAGAATTAAAGGAGAATATTAAAGCTATGAATATCGAGGTGAAAAATGACGATAAGCGGTTACAACGAATTCAGAAAATGTATCAGGAATCTGATATTTCAACAgatcaaataaaattagACATTCATTCGTTAGAAGAGTCTATTAAAAGTATAGATGGACAATGTTTGCAGAGTacgaataaaataaaagtgatCACTTTAGACATTGATGAGCAACAGAAAAAGCTTGTCAAAAAGAGAAGCCTAATTGATGAACAAAAGTCTAAACTTGCAGGAATAAATGAGGAATTCAATGAAGTCACATCCGTtctcaacaaaaaaagaactgCTTTGAACGACGTCAACCtcaaaaaagccaaaatcTCACAAGAAGTTGAGCATGCTGAATCAAAATTACGGGCCATTAAGACCTATCTAGAAAGCGTCATAGAAGAGCA
This region of Brettanomyces bruxellensis chromosome 4, complete sequence genomic DNA includes:
- the MPC1 gene encoding pyruvate transporter mpc1; its protein translation is MSTSQASSTVSRKLAQQIFNKQNLKYLLTTHFWGPVSNFGIPVAAIVDLKNKPADTISGPMTLALTVYSAIFMKYSLAITPKNYLLLGCHIINEFAQLGQGARFINYHYLTKHDDTKPIKKEKTA